One Clupea harengus chromosome 11, Ch_v2.0.2, whole genome shotgun sequence DNA window includes the following coding sequences:
- the LOC105894538 gene encoding PILR alpha-associated neural protein isoform X2, producing the protein MERCSIPTATSLYCLLLVALVTCPTRCDPNEQNWEELNEMQVEALSAQLSVTAQATPTPLWAVDWGPTQTLEDETQHFLPSQEGDHWQASTDETLPHHKNTLTTHTQQQLPSLEAKDVVTGKDSKTEAEEEFEEVDPQFYVTVTISSVLILAAVIITAKLCYDRSCSRHPPPLSLGGAPPLSLAIPRSLAQEDSRQTLHSTPSFSDRERIPVVNL; encoded by the exons ATGGAGCGATG CTCCATCCCTACTGCCACCTCTCTCTACTGCCTCCTGCTGGTGGCTCTGGTGACATGCCCCACCCGGTGTGACCCCAATGAGCAGAACTGGGAGGAGCTAAATGAGATGCAGGTAGAGGCGCTTTCTGCCCAGCTGTCCGTCACAGCCCAGGCCACACCCACTCCTCTCTGGGCAGTGGACTGGGGCCCAACTCAGACCCTCGAGGATGAGACACAACACTTCCTGCCCAGCCAGGAAGGGGACCACTGGCAGGCGTCGACAGATGAGACCTTGCCACATCACAAGAACACgctcaccacccacacacaacagcaaCTTCCGTCCCTAGAGGCAAAGGATGTGGTGACTGGCAAAGACAGCAAGACGGAGGCCGAAGAGGAGTTTGAAGAAG tGGATCCTCAGTTCTATGTCACAGTGACCATCTCATCTGTGCTGATTCTCGCAGCTGTCATCATAACTGCCAAACTCTG TTACGACCGCAGCTGTTCCCGGCACCCACCCCCGCTCTCCCTCGGCGGGGCTCCCCCCCTATCGCTCGccatccctcgctccctcgctcagGAGGACAGTAGGCAGACGCTGCACAGCACCCCCTCCTTCAGCGACAGGGAGAG GATTCCTGTGGTCAATCTCTAA
- the LOC105894538 gene encoding PILR alpha-associated neural protein isoform X1 yields the protein MLLLSSIPTATSLYCLLLVALVTCPTRCDPNEQNWEELNEMQVEALSAQLSVTAQATPTPLWAVDWGPTQTLEDETQHFLPSQEGDHWQASTDETLPHHKNTLTTHTQQQLPSLEAKDVVTGKDSKTEAEEEFEEVDPQFYVTVTISSVLILAAVIITAKLCYDRSCSRHPPPLSLGGAPPLSLAIPRSLAQEDSRQTLHSTPSFSDRERIPVVNL from the exons ATGCTCCTTCTCAGCTCCATCCCTACTGCCACCTCTCTCTACTGCCTCCTGCTGGTGGCTCTGGTGACATGCCCCACCCGGTGTGACCCCAATGAGCAGAACTGGGAGGAGCTAAATGAGATGCAGGTAGAGGCGCTTTCTGCCCAGCTGTCCGTCACAGCCCAGGCCACACCCACTCCTCTCTGGGCAGTGGACTGGGGCCCAACTCAGACCCTCGAGGATGAGACACAACACTTCCTGCCCAGCCAGGAAGGGGACCACTGGCAGGCGTCGACAGATGAGACCTTGCCACATCACAAGAACACgctcaccacccacacacaacagcaaCTTCCGTCCCTAGAGGCAAAGGATGTGGTGACTGGCAAAGACAGCAAGACGGAGGCCGAAGAGGAGTTTGAAGAAG tGGATCCTCAGTTCTATGTCACAGTGACCATCTCATCTGTGCTGATTCTCGCAGCTGTCATCATAACTGCCAAACTCTG TTACGACCGCAGCTGTTCCCGGCACCCACCCCCGCTCTCCCTCGGCGGGGCTCCCCCCCTATCGCTCGccatccctcgctccctcgctcagGAGGACAGTAGGCAGACGCTGCACAGCACCCCCTCCTTCAGCGACAGGGAGAG GATTCCTGTGGTCAATCTCTAA
- the si:ch211-154o6.3 gene encoding lissencephaly-1 homolog, translated as MGEVRKLHKKLRQIENLEIKASLTTEERVKVSKKVELRARLAELLLQLSGPQQTQSIVGDESEKMKRQVVDSPEVPPAQSPAPKMPRAAAPETGRGQAEEESEEEPASPDIPASTETSSRQQQESEFSSLKASWEATKFRLRTLEGHSDIITCVVAVDNLVISGSRDTTVKVWHVPTATEQRNLGGHTGGVTALCAPPPEYCRKMARFLDLSEKERFILSGAGDCCVRIWVLSSGQCVKSIYTFNAVTALCFIPEGHGYIITGSDAGKVQAWSWQSMENCQSVNAHEEAVTALQSQGPLVFSGSADGSLCVWEVHPSHRNPLQRLQQWGPSVTGCGGTQAGRGGSHRGHLALSPRGDRVFMASGKASVRVLNWRTGTVSRLTNHSSTAGVTDCINQIPGLLIGSCFDLATGESTLNLFTLPHCRYLVSLISPEAPRILCFSTWCTSSGDHRWVTGGRELTVWEQLPSKTKQKGDVAVKRDIRLDSSLMESEEDSDGEVDGDSDDYSEEDSTPQDAPDTEGVANSSWLRCILQ; from the exons ATGGGGGAGGTGAGGAAACTGCACAAGAAGTTGAGGCAGATTGAGAATCTGGAGATCAAGGCTTCTCTaacaacagaggagagagttaAG GTCTCAAAAAAGGTGGAGCTTCGCGCCAGATTggctgagctgctgctgcaacTTTCTGGCCCCCAGCAAACCCAAAGCATTGTGGGAGACGAAAGTGAGAAGATGAAGAGACAAGT GGTGGACAGTCCTGAGGTTCCCCCTGCCCAGTCACCAGCTCCTAAAATGCCCAGAGCAGCAGccccagagacagggagaggacaggcagaggaggagtcagaagaagaaccAGCTTCACCGGATATTCCAGCCTCAACAGAAACCAGCAGCCGGCAACAACAAG AATCGGAATTTTCATCCCTTAAAGCATCTTGGGAAGCGACAAAATTTCGGCTACGAACTCTCGAGGGTCACAGTGACATAATCACTTGCGTGGTAGCCGTGGACAACCTTGTGATCTCTGGCAG CCGCGATACAACAGTGAAAGTGTGGCATGTTCCCACGGCAACAGAGCAGCGCAATCTAGGGGGGCACACTGGTGGGGTCACCGCTCTCTGTGCCCCTCCTCCAGAGTACTGCAGGAAAATGG CACGGTTCCTGGATCTCAGTGAAAAGGAGAGATTTATCCTCAGTGGCGCCGGTGACTGCTGTGTGAGAATCTGGGTGTTGAGCTCAG GGCAATGTGTCAAATCCATCTACACCTTCAACGCAGTGACAGCCCTCTGCTTCATTCCTGAGGGACATGGATATATCATCACCGGATCAG ATGCAGGCAAGGTTCAGGCATGGAGCTGGCAGTCCATGGAGAACTGTCAATCAGTCAACGCTCACGAAGAGGCAGTCACCGCACTACAG TCTCAGGGTCCCCTGGTGTTCAGCGGCTCCGCAGAcggcagcctgtgtgtgtgggaggtgcaTCCTTCGCACAGGAACCCCCTGCAGCGGCTCCAACAGTGGGGACCCTCGGTGACGGGGTGCGGCGGCACTCAGGCAGGTCGCGGGGGGTCACACCGCGGCCATCTGGCACTCAGTCCCCGTGGCGACCGTGTCTTCATGGCCAGCGGCAAAGCCAGCGTGAGGGTCCTGAACTGGAGAACGG GCACAGTGTCCAGATTGACCAATCACAGCAGCACGGCCGGGGTGACGGACTGCATCAATCAGATACCTGGCCTTCTGATTGGCTCCTGTTTTGATCTTGCCACTGGAGAGAGCACGTTGAACT tgttcaCTCTTCCCCATTGCAGGTACCTTGTTTCTCTTATCTCACCTGAGGCACCCAGAATCCTTTGCTTTTCGACGTGGTGCACCTCAAGCGGAGACCACCGCTGGGTGACTGGCGGTCGGGAGCTGACGGTGTGGGAGCAGCTCCCATCCAAGACGAAGCAGAA GGGAGACGTTGCAGTGAAGCGGGACATCCGATTGGACAGTTCTCTGATGGAATCTGAAGAGGACTCCGATGGGGAAGTGGACGGGGACAGTGATG ACTACAGTGAAGAGGACTCCACGCCCCAGGATGCTCCTGACACGGAGGGGGTGGCCAACTCCTCGTGGCTGCGATGCATTCTCCAGTGA